A stretch of Capsicum annuum cultivar UCD-10X-F1 unplaced genomic scaffold, UCD10Xv1.1 ctg66449, whole genome shotgun sequence DNA encodes these proteins:
- the LOC124893857 gene encoding DNA-directed RNA polymerase V subunit 7-like — MTVGCGRSFKMYSTHQLSWNVIIPIPAEKLEIEGLLLKKAIVIRLLQDFTFKKASKDLEYFMYVTTLEKIGEGIVRKNTGAVLFSVEFSCVTFKILRGETLEGVVHKILKQGIFLRCGPTDKIFLSHQKMVDYKYVPEENPLFMNEKMPIIEKGTVVRFIVVGARYVEAEKEFQAVVSLEGD, encoded by the coding sequence ATGACAGTAGGCTGTGGCAGGTCATTTAAAATGTATTCAACACATCAGTTGTCATGGAATGTGATTATCCCTATCCCTGCTGAGAAACTAGAGATTGAAGGTTTACTGCTTAAGAAGGCAATTGTTATTCGCCTCTTGCAAGACTTTACTTTCAAGAAGGCGTCAAAAGATCTTGAGTACTTTATGTATGTAACTACATTGGAGAAGATTGGGGAGGGGATAGTTCGAAAAAACACTGGTGCTGTGCTTTTCTCTGTAGAATTCAGCTGTGTAACCTTCAAGATACTCCGCGGAGAGACCTTGGAAGGGGTTGTTCACAAGATCTTGAAGCAAGGTATCTTTTTGAGGTGTGGCCCAACCGACAAGATATTCCTCTCTCATCAAAAGATGGTGGATTATAAGTATGTGCCTGAAGAAAATCCTTTATTTATGAATGAGAAGATGCCAATAATAGAGAAAGGCACCGTGGTGCGCTTCATCGTGGTTGGAGCTAGGTATGTGGAGGCAGAGAAGGAATTCCAAGCAGTTGTGAGCTTGGAAGGTGATTAA